A stretch of Halichondria panicea chromosome 1, odHalPani1.1, whole genome shotgun sequence DNA encodes these proteins:
- the LOC135339901 gene encoding cation-dependent mannose-6-phosphate receptor-like isoform X2 — translation MTYDYVFSPCGAKIDCGNTSKPVVICQSNRTSQANVVVGASSSVVWTFASESDTNQFTVTYRDGDNTYDEKTRKGVISVTVTAQGNPSFVFIGENPVNDNELDYVFAAKIPPGGVSPGIVGIVLICVVLGAVILYFIIGSIVMFQVKGARGIEVVPNYSFWKDLPFLIKDGFLFTFQPCLSGCSKKNTYSHLVSK, via the exons ATGACGTATGATTACGTGTTCTCTCCATGTGGTGCCAAAATAGACTGTGGGAATACAAGCAAGCCTGTTGTG atttgCCAAAGTAACCGTACTAGCCAGGCAAATGTTGTGGTTGGAGCTTCTAGTAGTGTTGTTTGGACTTTTGCGAGTGAATCTGACACAAACCAATTCACAGTGACGTACAGAGATGGAGATAATACGTATGATGAAAAAACAAG GAAAGGGGTTATATCAGTGACAGTAACAGCACAAGGTAATCCTTCCTTTGTGTTCATTGGAGAGAATCCTGTGAACGACAATGAACTTGACTAT GTCTTCGCGGCCAAGATCCCACCTGGTGGAGTATCTCCTGGAATTGTTGGGATTGTCTTAATATGTGT GGTATTAGGAGCAGTGATACTGTACTTCATTATTGGTTCAATCGTCATGTTCCAAGTCAAGGGTGCACGTGGAATTGAGGTGGTTCCCAACTACTCCTTCTGGAAAGATCTTCCCTTTCTTATCAAG GATGGGTTTTTGTTCACGTTTCAACCGTGTCTGAGTGGATGCAGTAAAAAGAACACATACAGTCACTTAGTTAGCAAATGA
- the LOC135338687 gene encoding ATP-binding cassette sub-family A member 7-like — MSAGSTLKSVGLWFTRLWMLIWENAHIRWRTGSVGCSHRLLTRLPIFLLIETIWPLLLFLILIQLRGQFPPTQESDSLYRPFALPSAGTLPFLQTLICERPDNNDGNEQYRDLPRYPGAPINDVFSVLDEFGSLNGTLDGFCSTLYSLSDYNSTACVNSATQSYPQCQQDVVPLTCFLADSTSFQSYLTSDLHFSTHLAQGIVGATVDTTAIRAWELPFRGKRQLPSRLQDLIDIFSGGQITPTELRDLECADNGTLLSTFVHFQNVTREEVAAAVCALNDSQLDSLSQHLQQQISVPQECNVADTLGLSDLATLEKAQTLFTTYRTFMADGLFDGLSSVQKFSYENMQHIFCGINETYSSHVFFYKVLDLLRTADYNRRFGDNTMGKVALKILYTPDNDRTRSIVTRASKITQTFAYVLNWTQEIITCSDAFLTNFPPDSPRTDSIRQVIDALLGNESSPVSPLFQSELDYIRQNLSQYIDTSRSALENAQSLLDPNAPSNIWVIVAKVKDVATVVHGLLDLFDWDVYYPMEDEASLESVATNWSLVSDLNITRVLAGVVFEGLDGNNPSIRIRMNESDVIDTSTLTDKTWIPGPKSFRSGSYHRESFLFIQDMLERAMSEEMLGHSILAPGLYMQQMPYPCFQYDTFGYSLEFVFPLAMLFVWLFPVAMTVRGVVLEKESRLKEYIKMMGVSDTQLHLSKIIVSGSVLLLSVVLITIMLKGGGVLPFTDWSILFLFLSVYGLVMLAHSFLIASLFNNANLAACVSSLVYFMVLFLHTALVFVSSLSSSAVTLSCLWAPLGFAFGSQLLMTRELQQVGVTWANISESPGADSEISLATILIMLSVDTLLYFLAAWYIEGVAPGRYGVAKPLYFPFTPSYWLGQKGRDCKKDSPRRHRLLDEGDSSDLACEENRCEEEPANLPLGISIENLTKIYRSNCRRKKVTAIKDLSLNFFEGQITALLGHNGAGKTTTLSILAGLFEPTNGTANIYGNDIRQHMDLIRQGLGICPQHNILISELTVEEHLLFFGLLKGLSWKESKKQTPEWLSKVGLLSHATKLAKHLSGGMKRKLSILLAFVGGSRTIILDEPTAGVDTFARRQIWDFLLRNRDGRTIIMSTHHMDEAEILGDRIAVVSKGSLICCGSFEFLKQRFGRGHKLTLVTASQSTTPCEGEDPQCDRVEAVTEFLESFVTSVTLDEVCGRELRYLLPFSGARASVLTQLFRELEGAKEHLGVVSYGLTACSMEEIFIELTEKDDKVAEDQDTSNSEASVDPETVSIDQLEEPLVEESVVNVATKGFARLSWLALWWTQFVALMVKRFHYTKRRVLALLIQNVLPAVVIAITLLVARSLQTVNDPPPLELSPEQWFTVNRDNYMFVAGYNTNETSQYIDTFSRPCGVGGHRTSDDPSGCFQGNGPYTTNHSYTCDGNPPLQYSCTCGNGTNLACNDPGSFPDQTPLCYNGTGTGSRVQDMTQAFDSNNPRVADENLATYLLHSKQSFVQRRYGGLSFGYEREEFDASLDAGGGPFLATRAAAKVWFSLKGYHASPTYINVANNALLKGHLEPSKQSQYGFKTFSHPFPTSDFDKQLRAIWSGGPWYLLQICGVTFSLGFVVAGFVLLLIEERSSNVKHLQLVCGMKKAVYWLANISWDFLWYIGFTIITVAIFLAFQDPYYTRPDTLPLFVISLLSFGLAITPWVYIISFLFQSPATAYVVIFCMNFMGGFGLVIVDLVFFYQDFWSEYPVPLYYLAAIPIPAHNLARCLMYIGFDFPMNNLLHDWDPRLGDVPDPYTRMAPYFYSLLAQAVFFTLILMLIEVWPYLRGVMCRVRSSTASLPLPLDTDDEVCSERSKVKEGEGGSDILTIEDLSRVYHTNLHRNRKVAVNQLCLGVKKGECFGLLGVNGAGKTTTFKMLTGDIRPSAGDAMVAGHKLSKSRGRVQQSMGYCPQVDALIDQLTGRQHLTLFSRLRGVCGRDMKGVVQGTLDKLGLSEYADRPVGAYSGGNRRKLSTAIALLAQPPVVLLDEPTSGVDPRARHFLWSLIRGLVRESTQSVVLTTHSMAECEALCSRVAIMVNGEFHCLGSPQQLKSTYGNGYKLKLRVAGEVQPVKEFVSQAFSGAMLKEEHYTTLLYQLPTSEALLLHTVFETMEGAKDTLGILDYNVSQTTLDDVFIHFANRRSEGAGLECGVELPDIIPSDVNETTTL, encoded by the exons TATCAACGATGTTTTCTCCGTACTTGATGAGTTTGGATCTCTCAACGGCACCCTCGACGGTTTCTGCTCGACCCTCTACTCTCTGTCCGACTACAACAGCACTGCCTGCGTCAACTCCGCCACACAGTCCTATCCCCAGTGTCAGCAAG ATGTGGTTCCTCTGACGTGTTTCCTTGCCGACTCGACAAGCTTCCAGTCTTacttgacctctgacctccaTTTCTCCACCCACCTGGCTCAGGGAATAGTGGGGGCCACTGTCGACACCACAGCCATT AGAGCATGGGAGTTGCCGTTCCGAGGTAAACGGCAGCTACCCTCCAGGCTGCAGGACCTGATTGATATCTTCTCAGGAGGTCAGATCACCCCCACTGAACTGAGGGACCTTGAGTGTGCGGACAACGGAACTTTACTGAGCACTTTTGTTCACTTTCAGAATGTCACAAGA GAAGAAGTGGCTGCTGCGGTGTGTGCTCTGAACGATAGTCAACTTGACAGTCTCTCTCAACACCTTCAACAGCAGATCTCTGTG ccacaaGAGTGCAATGTTGCCGACACACTAGGACTCTCAGATCTCGCCACTCTGGAGAAAGCACAGACTCTATTTACAACATACCGCACATTCATGGCAGATGGACTCTTTGATGGTCTGTCAAGCGTACAGAAGTTCAGCTATGAGAACATGCAGCACATCTTCTGTGGCATCAATGAGACGTACAGTTCTCATGTCTTCTTTTATAAAGTCCTCGATCTGCTTCgaa CTGCTGATTATAACAGAAGATTTGGTGATAATACAATGGGAAAAGTGGCGTTGAAGATCCTCTACACACCTGACAACGACCGTACCAGGAGCATTGTGACAAGAGCGTCAAAGATAACACAAACTTTTGCTTACGTCTTGAACTGGACACAAGAGATTATCACATGCTCCGATGCATTTCTGACCAACTTTCCACCTGACTCCCCTCGCACTGACTCCATTCGACAAGTGATCG ATgcgttgctaggtaacgaatCAAGTCCAGTGTCTCCACTTTTCCAATCCGAGCTGGACTATATTCGTCAAAACCTCTCCCAGTATATCGACACCTCCAGGTCGGCACTAGAGAATGCACAGAGCCTGCTGGATCCAAATGCCCCAAGCAATATCTGGGTGATTGTCGCCAAGGTTAAAGATGTTGCGACTGTTGTACACGGGTTGCTCGATCTATTCGATTGGGACGTGTACTACCCCATGGAAGATGAAG CTTCCTTGGAGTCTGTTGCCACAAACTGGAGTCTCGTGTCAGACTTAAACATCACTAGGGTGCTGGCAGGAGTGGTCTTTGAGGGGCTGGATGGGAATAATCCTTCGATCAGGATACGTATGAACGAGAGTGACGTCATTGACACCTCTACACTGACGGACAA AACTTGGATCCCTGGTCCGAAGTCGTTCAGAAGTGGATCCTACCACAGGGAGTCGTTCCTGTTCATCCAAGACATGTTAGAGCGAGCTATGTCAGAAGAGATGTTGGGACACTCCATATTAGCACCCGGCCTCTACATGCAGCAAATGCCCTATCCGTGCTTCCAGTATGACAC GTTTGGATACTCATTGGAATTTGTGTTCCCTCTGGCCATGCTTTTTGTGTGGTTGTTCCCGGTTGCCATGACGGTACGTGGGGTGGTCCTTGAGAAGGAAAGTCGGCTCAAGGAGTACATCAAGATGATGGGTGTGTCTGACACACAACTCCACCTCTCAAAAATAATCGTATCAG GTTCTGTACTTCTCCTGTCAGTGGTTCTAATCACCATCATGCTCAAGGGGGGCGGAGTCTTGCCGTTCACGGATTGGTCGATTCTCTTCCTCTTCCTCAGTGTGTATGGCCTCGTCATGTTAGCTCACAGCTTCCTCATAGCCAGCCTCTTCAACAATGCCAACCTTGCAGCCTGTGTCTCATCTCTGGTCTACTTCATGGTGCTTTTCTTGCACACTGCACTCGTGTTTGTCAGTAGCCTGTCATCCTCCGCCGTGACACTGAGT TGTCTTTGGGCCCCCCTAGGGTTTGCGTTTGGCTCCCAGCTGCTCATGACGAGGGAGCTACAACAAGTGGGCGTGACTTGGGCCAACATCAGCGAGTCCCCCGGGGCAGATAGTGAGATCTCCCTCGCCACCATCCTCATCATGCTCTCAGTAGACACTCTCCTTTATTTCCTGGCTGCTTGGTACATCGAAGGTGTGGCTCCCGGTCGCTATGGTGTTGCCAAGCCACTATACTTTCCGTTCACACCCTCCTACTGGCTTGGGCAAAAGGGACGCGATTGTAAGAAGGATAGTCCGAGACGCCATAGACTTTTAGACGAAGGAGACTCTTCAGACTTGGCGTGTGAGGAGAACCGTTGTGAGGAAGAACCTGCTAATTTGCCGTTAGGAATCTCTATAGAGAACCTGACAAAGATATATCGTAGTAATTGTCGGCGTAAGAAAGTGACAGCTATCAAAGATCTCTCTCTCAACTTCTTCGAGGGTCAGATCACAGCTCTGCTCGGGCACAACGGAGCAGGAAAAACCACCACCTT ATCGATTCTGGCTGGACTGTTTGAGCCAACTAATGGAACTGCCAATATCTATGGCAATGACATACGTCAACACATGGACCTGATCCGACAAGGTCTGGGAATTTGTCCTCAACATAACATCCTAATCAGCGA ACTAACTGTGGAGGAGCACTTGCTCTTCTTTGGACTACTGAAGGGACTCTCTTGGAAAGAGTCGAAGAAACAGACACCaga atggcTGTCGAAGGTTGGCCTTCTCTCCCACGCCACCAAACTGGCCAAGCACCTCTCTGGAGGCATGAAGAGGAAGCTCTCCATCCTTCTAGCATTTGTGGGCGGGTCTCGCACCATTATCCTGGATGAGCCGACTGCAGGAGTGGATACGTTTGCACGACGTCAGATCTGGGACTTCCTGTTGAGGAACAGAGACGGGCGGACTATCATCATGTCCACCCATCACATGGACGAGGCAGAGATACTGG GTGACCGTATTGCCGTAGTATCCAAAGGTTCTCTCATCTGCTGTGGTAGCTTTGAGTTCCTCAAACAACGATTTGGAAGGGGACACAAACTAACACTAGTCACAGCATCACAATCCACCACCCCCTGTGAGGGTGAGGATCCCCAGTGTGATCGTGTGGAGGCTGTAACAGAGTTTCTGGAGAGTTTTGTGACGAGTGTGACCCTTGATgaagtgtgtgggcgtgagcTACGTTATCTTCTGCCATTTAGTGGAGCTAGAGCGAgtgtgctgactcagctgttTCGAGAGCTGGAGGGAGCCAAGGAGCATCTGGGTGTGGTCTCATATGGACTAACGGCATGCTCCATGGAAGAG ATCTTTATAGAATTGACAGAAAAAGATGATAAAGTTGCAGAGGACCAAGATACTTCTAATAGTGAAGCCAGTGTTGACCCAGAGACTGTGTCCATCGACCAGCTTGAAGAACCTCTAGTGGAAGAGTCTGTAGTTAATGTGGCTACCAAAG GATTTGCGAGGCTCTCGTGGCTGGCTCTGTGGTGGACCCAGTTTGTGGCCCTCATGGTCAAGAGGTTTCACTACACCAAGAGGAGGGTCCTGGCTCTGCTCATTCAAAATGTCCTCCCTGCTGTTGTAATTGCCATCACTCTGCTCGTAGCCAGAAGTTTGCAGACTGTCAACGACCCTCCACCACTTGAACTCTCCCCTGAACAATGGTTCACTGTCAACAGAGACAATTACATGTTCGTGGCGGGTTACAACACTAATGAAACCAGCCAGTACATCGACACCTTTTCCCGACCGTGTGGCGTGGGTGGACACCGTACATCTGACGATCCCTCGGGCTGTTTCCAAGGCAACGGTCCGTATACAACTAACCACTCCTATACCTGTGACGGCAACCCACCTCTCCAGTATTCTTGCACTTGTGGTAACGGAACCAATCTCGCCTGCAATGACCCGGGTTCATTCCCAGATCAGACTCCACTATGTTATAATGGAACTGGAACCGGATCTAGAGTACAGGACATGACTCAAGCGTTCGATTCCAATAACCCTCGAGTGGCAGATGAGAATCTCGCCACATACCTACTGCACAGCAAACAGTCCTTTGTACAACGTCGATATGGAGGCTTGTCGTTTGGTTACGAGAGAGAGGAGTTTGACGCTTCGTTGGATGCAGGGGGTGGTCCATTCCTGGCTACCAGAGCAGCTGCGAAAGTGTGGTTCTCTCTGAAAGGTTATCATGCCTCACCCACGTACATCAATGTGGCGAACAATGCTCTGTTGAAAGGCCACCTGGAACCAAGCAAACAGTCGCAGTATG GCTTCAAAACGTTTTCCCATCCTTTTCCCACCTCTGATTTTGATAAACAGTTGAGAGCAATATG GTCAGGGGGTCCGTGGTACTTGCTGCAAATATGTGGAGTTACGTTTTCTCTTGGTTTTGTCGTGGCTGGTTTTGTGCTACTCCTAATTGAGGAGAGATCCAGTAATGTGAAACACCTTCAACTGGTGTGTGGAATGAAAAAGGCAGTGTATTGGCTGGCTAACATCTCTTGGGACTTTCTGTGGTACATTGGCTTCACAATCATCACGGTAGCCATCTTCCTGGCGTTCCAAGATCCCTACTACACCCGGCCGGATACTCTCCCTCTGTTTGTAATCAGTCTCTTATCCTTTGGCCTCGCAATCACACCATGGGTCTACATTATCTCGTTCCTGTTCCAGTCACCGGCCACAGCCTACGTTGTGATATTCTGCATGAATTTTATGGGAGGATTTGGACTTGTTATCGTTGATCTCGTGTTTTTCTACCAGGATTTTTGGAGTGAATATCCTGTAcccctctactatctagcggCCATTCCCATCCCTGCACACAATCTGGCTCGTTGCTTGATGTACATTGGATTTGACTTCCCAATGAACAATTTGTTACACGATTGGGACCCTAGATTAGGTGATGTTCCGGATCCATATACAAGAATGGCTCCGTATTTTTATTCTCTCCTGGCTCAAGCTGTCTTTTTCACTCTGATTCTGATGTTGATTGAAGTGTGGCCGTACCTGAGGGGAGTCAT GTGTCGAGTGCGTTCGTCCACGGCGTCTCTTCCGCTTCCACTTGACACAGACGATGAGGTCTGCAGCGAGAGATCAAAAGTCAaagagggggagggagggagtgACATACTGACGATAGAAGACTTGTCTCGAGTGTACCACACTAACCTGCATCGGAACAGGAAGGTGGCGGTTAATCAGCTGTGTCTTGGGGTCAAAAAGGGAGAG TGTTTTGGTCTGCTTGGTGTAAATGGAGCCGGCAAGACCACTACCTTCAAGATGCTCACTGGAGACATTCGACCCTCCGCTGGGGACGCAATGGTAGCCGGTCACAAACTGTCCAAATCTCGTGGCCGTGTACAGCAATCAATGGGTTATTGTCCTCAAGTGGACGCTCTCATCGATCAGCTGACGGGTCGCCAACATCTAACTCTGTTCTCTCGGCTGAGgggagtgtgtgggcgtgataTGAAGGGTGTGGTGCAGGGGACATTGGATAAGCTTGGACTGAGTGAGTATGCAGACAGACCAGTGGGAGCGTACTCTGGAGGTAATCGGAGGAAGTTGTCAACGGCCATAGCACTGCTCGCCCAACCTCCTGTAGTGCTACTCGATGAACCAACCTCAG GAGTTGACCCTCGTGCCCGTCACTTCCTGTGGTCACTGATCCGAGGGCTGGTGAGAGAGTCGACCCAGTCGGTGGTCCTCACCACACACAGCATGGCCGAGTGTGAGGCTCTCTGCTCACGAGTGGCCATCATGGTCAATGGAGAGTTCCACTGTCTTGGTTCTCCTCAGCAACTCAAGTCCACTTACGGCAATGGCTACAAACTAAAGCTGAGGGTGGCTGGAGAAGTTCAGCCTGTCAAAGAGTTTGTATCTCAGGCTTTTTCTGGAGCAATGCTCAAG GAGGAACACTACACAACCCTACTGTACCAGCTTCCCACGTCAGAGGCTCTTTTACTGCACACTGTGTTTGAGACCATGGAGGGAGCCAAAGATACTCTCGGCATACTG GACTATAATGTGAGTCAGACGACTCTGGACGATGTGTTCATCCACTTTGCTAACAGACGaagtgagggggcggggcttgaATGTGGAGTGGAACTGCCTGACATCATTCCAAGTGACGTGAATGAGACTACAACACTGTAA
- the LOC135339901 gene encoding cation-dependent mannose-6-phosphate receptor-like isoform X1, which produces MMFEILSVVVLALASVNAEFKANCTHPCNCNGVSWEGKFTYPFYFSGEDSGMTYDYVFSPCGAKIDCGNTSKPVVICQSNRTSQANVVVGASSSVVWTFASESDTNQFTVTYRDGDNTYDEKTRKGVISVTVTAQGNPSFVFIGENPVNDNELDYVFAAKIPPGGVSPGIVGIVLICVVLGAVILYFIIGSIVMFQVKGARGIEVVPNYSFWKDLPFLIKDGFLFTFQPCLSGCSKKNTYSHLVSK; this is translated from the exons ATGATGTTTGAGATTCTGTCTGTGGTGGTCCTAGCTCTAGCCAGTGTTAATGCTGAATTTAAGGCTAATTGTACACATCCCTGCAATTGCAATGGTGTAAGCTGGGAGGGAAAGTTCACTTATCC TTTTTATTTTTCTGGGGAAGACAGTGGCATGACGTATGATTACGTGTTCTCTCCATGTGGTGCCAAAATAGACTGTGGGAATACAAGCAAGCCTGTTGTG atttgCCAAAGTAACCGTACTAGCCAGGCAAATGTTGTGGTTGGAGCTTCTAGTAGTGTTGTTTGGACTTTTGCGAGTGAATCTGACACAAACCAATTCACAGTGACGTACAGAGATGGAGATAATACGTATGATGAAAAAACAAG GAAAGGGGTTATATCAGTGACAGTAACAGCACAAGGTAATCCTTCCTTTGTGTTCATTGGAGAGAATCCTGTGAACGACAATGAACTTGACTAT GTCTTCGCGGCCAAGATCCCACCTGGTGGAGTATCTCCTGGAATTGTTGGGATTGTCTTAATATGTGT GGTATTAGGAGCAGTGATACTGTACTTCATTATTGGTTCAATCGTCATGTTCCAAGTCAAGGGTGCACGTGGAATTGAGGTGGTTCCCAACTACTCCTTCTGGAAAGATCTTCCCTTTCTTATCAAG GATGGGTTTTTGTTCACGTTTCAACCGTGTCTGAGTGGATGCAGTAAAAAGAACACATACAGTCACTTAGTTAGCAAATGA